A portion of the Thermomicrobiales bacterium genome contains these proteins:
- the purF gene encoding amidophosphoribosyltransferase, which translates to MIPEESFDLWSMLDDKPHEECGVFGIYGPGEDVARITFFGLYALQHRGQESAGIATSDGHAIHRRTHLGLVSQAFTENDLAVLPGFAAVGHTRYSTTGQSSERNAGPMLTESPQGPIAVGHNGNIVNAFALRDELEARGERFVTTTDSEVLARLIALAPGEDMVMKLRQAMPRLNGAYSLVILTKDKLYAVRDPKGVRPLCLGRLGGNWVVASESCALMTVGAEFVREVEPGEIVQIDADGMQSFRPQEQVKHATCLFELIYFARPDSTLLDQRLHLVRQRMGAVLSEEHPVEADVVVGLPDSATPAAIGYAKQSGIPYGEGLIKNRYIGRTFIQPDQRLRDIGVSLKFNALPEVLEGKRVVLVDDTIVRGTTSRPIVNLLRSAGAREVHMRVHAPPMMWPCYLGVDLARREELIAARMTVEEIGKHIGADSIGYLSLEGLLRAIDAPGGGFCTGCLTGNYPIPVQLEMDMNKLVLEREALLA; encoded by the coding sequence GTGATTCCCGAGGAATCGTTCGATTTGTGGAGCATGCTGGATGACAAGCCGCATGAAGAATGCGGGGTCTTCGGCATCTACGGTCCCGGAGAGGATGTGGCGCGCATCACCTTCTTCGGGCTCTACGCCTTGCAGCATCGCGGGCAAGAAAGCGCCGGCATCGCAACCAGCGATGGCCATGCCATTCATCGCCGCACGCATCTGGGGTTGGTGAGCCAGGCGTTTACAGAGAACGATCTCGCGGTGCTGCCTGGCTTCGCTGCCGTTGGGCATACGCGATACTCCACCACCGGCCAGAGCAGCGAACGCAACGCTGGCCCAATGCTGACCGAAAGCCCGCAAGGACCCATCGCTGTCGGGCACAACGGCAACATCGTGAACGCGTTCGCGCTTCGAGATGAGCTCGAGGCGCGTGGAGAGCGATTCGTCACCACCACCGACAGCGAAGTGCTCGCGCGCCTGATCGCGCTAGCACCGGGCGAAGACATGGTGATGAAACTGCGGCAAGCGATGCCCCGGTTGAATGGCGCATACAGCCTCGTGATCCTCACGAAAGACAAGCTCTACGCTGTTCGCGACCCGAAAGGCGTGCGACCACTCTGTCTCGGCAGGTTGGGCGGGAACTGGGTCGTCGCGTCAGAGAGTTGCGCGTTGATGACCGTTGGCGCGGAATTCGTACGCGAGGTCGAACCGGGCGAGATCGTGCAGATCGATGCAGATGGCATGCAGTCGTTTCGACCGCAAGAGCAAGTCAAGCACGCCACCTGCCTGTTCGAGCTCATCTACTTTGCCCGTCCGGACAGCACGCTGCTCGATCAACGTTTGCACCTGGTGCGCCAACGAATGGGTGCGGTTCTCTCGGAGGAGCATCCAGTCGAAGCCGACGTCGTTGTCGGGTTGCCCGATTCCGCCACCCCTGCCGCCATCGGTTACGCCAAGCAATCCGGCATTCCGTACGGCGAGGGCTTGATCAAGAACCGCTATATCGGCCGGACGTTCATTCAGCCTGACCAGCGCTTGCGCGATATCGGCGTCTCGCTCAAGTTCAATGCATTGCCCGAGGTGCTCGAAGGCAAGCGGGTGGTGCTGGTCGACGACACGATCGTGCGCGGGACCACCAGCCGGCCAATCGTCAATCTGCTCCGCAGCGCTGGCGCCAGGGAAGTCCACATGCGGGTGCATGCGCCGCCAATGATGTGGCCGTGCTATCTGGGTGTCGACCTTGCGCGGCGAGAGGAGCTCATCGCGGCGCGCATGACCGTCGAGGAGATTGGCAAGCACATCGGCGCTGACTCGATTGGGTATCTTTCCCTCGAAGGACTCCTGCGGGCGATCGATGCGCCCGGGGGAGGCTTCTGCACCGGCTGTCTGACGGGGAACTATCCGATACCGGTGCAGCTCGAAATGGATATGAACAAGCTGGTACTCGAGCGAGAAGCACTTCTGGCCTGA